The DNA segment tattcgatcagctgcaaggagcaagctacttctccaagatcgacttaaggtcgggttatcatcaactaagggtcagagatgaagatgtacacaagactgcatttaggactcgctatggtcattacgagttcctagtgatgccttttgggctcacaaatgcaccggctgcgttcatggatctcatgaatcgcgtttgcaagccgtacttggacaaattcgtcatagtcttcattgacgatatccttatctattccaagaatcaagctgaccacgagaagcatctccgttgcattctcgaattactacaatgtgagaaactctatgccaaattctcgaaatgtgaattctggctacgagaagttcagtttttaggacacgttgtgagtgagcgtggtatccaagtggatcccgctaaggtagaggcagtcatgaactggcaggagccaaagacgcctaccgaaatccgtagtttcctagggttagcaggatactaccggagatttattgaaaatttctcaaggattgctgcgcccttgacttccttgaccaagaagaaagaaaagtacatttggggcccgaagcagcaagagtcctttgaaatactgaagcagaagctaagcaacgcacctgtgttgacattaccggaaggtacagatgaattcgtagtttactgcgatgcatcacacacgggcatggggtgtgtgcttatgcaaaaggggaaagtgattgcctatgcttcaagacaattaaaggtgcatgaaaagaattacaccacccatgatttagagttgggtgccgttgtatttgcactgaagttgtggaggcactacctttatggtattaaatttgtgatttattcagatcacaaaagccttcagcacctgttcaaccagaaagagttgaacatgagacaacgtcgttggatggaaaccctgaatgattatgactgtgaaatcaggtaccatcccggcaaggcgaatgtggtcgccgatgcattgagcaggaaagaaagggtaaaacccattcgaatcaatgccaagagcattgaggttaaaaataatttgatggaaaggatattagctgcgcagcgtgaggctgtgttggaagctaattatccaaatgaaaagctaggagtaactgaggagcagttgactcttagcaaggatggaattcttaggctgaacggacgtatatgggttccgatatatggaggactacgagatgttgttctccaggaagcccatagttccaaatactcagtccatcctggtgctgataaaatgtaccaagacttaaaggcaaattattggtggataggcttgaaaaagtctgtagccgcccatgtagcaaagtgcttgacttgtgctcaggtcaaagccgagcaccaaaagccgtctggtttgctacaacagcctgaacttcccgagtggaagtgggaatgcgtaactatggacttcataaccaagttacccaagaccaggaaaggaaacgatacaatatgggtcatagtcgataggctgactaaatcagctcattttctacccatcaaggagacgtatagctccgatatgttagcccaactttatgttgataagattgtagccttacacggcatacctgtgtctattatctccgacagggatactagatacacatctcatttctggaaaagtttccagcaatctttgggcacgcgtttgaactttagtacggcttaccatccacagacggacggtcaaagtgagcgtactatccaaacgctagaagacatgcttcgtgcatgtgcgatcgatttaggtggtaactgggataaaaacctacccctgatcgaattctcctacaataatagctaccacaccagcataaaggctgcgccttttgaggcattatatggtaggaaatgcagatcgcctgtttgttgggcggaagtaggagaggtccaattatcgggaccagagattgttttccagacaacggacaagattgtccagatccgggaacgtctcaaggctgcccgcgataggcagaagagctacgctgatccaaagcgtaaggattttcactttgaagtgggtgaaaaagtattacttaaggtgtcaccctggaagggggtgatgcgcttcggcaagaagggcaagctgagtccaagatacatagggccttttgaggtcattgaacgagtcggatcagttgcctataaactaaacttgcctgaagagctcaatggaattcacaatgtgttccacatctgcaatctcaaaaagtgcttcgccgacgagtcgttggtgattccacacacagatgtgcatatagatgagagcttaaagtttatagaaaaacctttgtcgattgaagatcgacaggtgaagaagcttcgcagaaagcacgtaccgattgtaaaaatcaagtgggatgctcgtagaggtcctgaatatacgtgggaagtcgaagctacaatgaaagaaaaatacccctatttatttgagtaaatctcgggtcgagatttattttaagggggtgaggatgtaacacctcgaattttgtgtccaatgatgtgttaacacgtgtcatttgtttacacgtggcttctataataaataaaggactaattttgacaaaccttgaaagtatataaattcgagggttataaatgtcaacaagggtaaatatactgtatagtatccctaaataatgcttaaaccttcaaacgaataaattatagatcgtacaaaaataaaacgcggaagaaagtgagagattacaaactacaggggttaactgtgtcaacatgtttaataatacctctgagtgaccctttaacgttccaaagactttgtaacggtattataccctcactaaaataatatatatgaatttcgcgaagtttcgatatgaaacgagaaagttacgatcgaattcgtagaagaagggttaaaagcgtcaacagtgaaagttaaggctttccaatataattaataaataaaccggggacttaataatgcgggtaattaacacgaggcccctatcggtaaataaccgagggccaaaccgcaaagttaccccttcaaaaccgaaaggtcaggtgaatcattacgaaagatttcgttattaatggccagattcagtaatcattacaaaaagatttaaaaatcctgaaatcttaaccttaggcgacccgcgtgaagtttaagcattagttgaggcgggccgcgagcctcttaaataacgcgtctgttatatgaactttaggcgacccgcgtaaaagaagcatggaatgtccatgcgggccgcgtaaagtgcccagatgcagaattgtagtaactacttggcttttggaccatttgaacgatcaaaccttaatcaaagaggcatgggcaccctacaattgacccatatcactcaggggacatctacccatcatcatgatcagtagtagcatgttgtgtaatgattttaggccttgtacttggctataaatagcaccattgtgctcataacattcacaacaccaaaactcacttctctgatcattctaagtgctcccaagcattctcttctgctctataatcaagaacacacttctgtaagtcgttcacaatcaatttggtcttgcatttccatagttatagctcatagacgcaaccgtcgtaactaacggttgtcattgcaatatcttgcaaatggttcagtcttatgacgaatcaaaaatggttatgagttggtatttatgtgggtattaaacctctaaaatggttccccctgatcaccactctaactgtgtcaattatcgagtcaaacgtgcggttaaaaagtcaacagaaagctattttagcaatttaagcataatctgtgatatatatgttatggaacctgttttgacaatcataaaacatgataataagtatataaacatgtttgcgctcgtttgaatcgatcatttgctatatagaaccggttcggagccgaaagtcgcaaaagtttgacttttgctttgacttcagttctgacccgttttagtgaggtataaatataccttaggactctcttaggaccaggtcacatgttggtataagcctctgtggtcggttcatgagttatccgagtctttagcgcatttccgtcattcgcctaaaagttgaccgtaacggccttttaaaattaaaacgagtatttcgaacacatgaacggaccaaaaccttgcttgttaaattataagcatgtccttgaagtttcacgtcaatccgaggtctagaatgagagttatgctaaaaggcgcacttttaagaaagttttataattaacggcgcaattagcataacgcccatctaacccaagttttcgtcaccaaaacttttacccactgtggtaaaataatattttgggaattttaaagatttttaataatttttaccttgctcataacctgcggttatggctacggttcggttaataccgaatatgccctttttggccaaaacaggagttctacaaggtcttttgacccgattccagttgctactagttttaaataataaataaagtattttaagctttataactgttcgggaaactcagatttcctgtaaaactcgaaaatcccttttaaagtctttaaaatgactgaaaagcccctacggggcataatataaacttaaactcgttacgggcattacggaaggtatcctactgataccaaaatacttttaaggcatattgacttaggaaataagcgtacgactcttatggttaaccgtttcgcctatttacgcacacggtacggctcatggaactagttttcgtgcaatagccaatacgggtcaaattatactatttgaaccccaaaatccagagtatgaaccattgacccatataaaaacaagtctctgaacttgttgggtccaaatcatactccattctcggttttcgccttttcgtgcgaattaaccatatctatatatcggaatcaaccggtttaagctacggctaatacaaggaccgttaggattctaagaggttaattaaaaccttcgttccagattaggagccccagtaaaagctatcggtgacttgatctaaattaaggattaatacttgcaaaggtaaatacttttgacttatttcccctatatgggcttgggttacggtatattaataccgcttgattgagcattatatacttccatcgcttaggtggttaattgattaaatatgatcggctcatttaaacagttttgttgcttataagcctttggggggtttaatgaccgttgtcccggatatccttggcatcattttacgaaatggccacgaccatcgacatcccggtgtaggcgtacacccggtataaagtgtcgacattaaaactaaaagacgtagccgttggtttttgtactacggttttacgcaaacgtggtgtgtctataaatctttaacccggcacgactcgggctactgaacgcataaaagaacatgtaaaacgttcacaagatcattatgaattttcccaagttaaaaagagtttgtgccttgtgcattcaaatcaattttaataaacattttcaaatgtgtcagttgaatgtatttaccagtgtaaactgacgtattttccccaaaaagattaagtgcaggtacctaaacgtaattggctggtattagctccctagcgtcgggataagcctcgcaagcttgattgcagtatctgatggaacaatactttatctgtatttacgatccactgtggatattcaacttctgtaatacattttgatattacaatcagaggttgaaatttatatatttatcttatgcttccgctgtgcattatataattgtgtggtttgactatattgttgccaacatcgtcacggtaatcccccaccgggcccaccggtgagacacgtggaaatcggggtgtgacaattcttTATGATGAAGACCGATCAAGAGACTATCTTTTTAAACAAAGACAAGTTTTTGGCAAAGAAATTTGAAGTCCATTCTAGCGAAAAAGATGTTTGGTACCTTGATAACGGAGCCAACAACCACATGACGGGTAACCGGAGTTATTTCGAAGAACTAATTGAGCGAATAACCGGAAGCGTGAAGTTTTGTGACGGTTCGCGTGTGACGATTAAAGGAAAAGGATCGGTTTTATTTGAAGGTAAAGCTGGTGAACAAATGCTTTTAACCGATATTTAGTATATCCCAAATTTGCAGAGTAACGTAATGAGTTTGGGTCAGGCAACCGCATTTGATGTGAAATTCGAATGAAAGATAATTTTCTAACGATGTTTGATAGTGGTGGAAAATTATTGATGCAAATGGCTTGTTCGAAAAATCGTCTGTACAAGGTGAAATTGGAAGTGGGCACTCCCATTTTGTCTTATGATGAAAATCAATGAAGATTCGTGGTTATGGCATGCGAGGCTCGGGCATGCTAGTTTCAAGACCTTAGAGCAAAAGAATGGGTCGTTTTTAGGAGTTCCAAAGATTCGTCACGAGAATAAGGTGTACGAAGCGTGTATGGTTGGAAAAGAAACGTGGAAACCGTTCCCAAAGAAGGCACTGGCAAAAAGCAAGTTCAAGGAGATGCGATATCCACTTGGCGGTCAAGATCTCCCGTATACGACTCAGAAATTCAGGGGGTGAATGTTGGGAATTCCTAGTCTATCCATGGCTTACATGCGTGAAGGATGGCTAGGAAGATTACTTGAAGTGCAAGACAAGTAATTAacaatatattaattaattagaGGATTATTATCTAAAGTTCCCATACGTGTTAGGTTAGGAAGTGTGTATTAGATAATTATTATGTAATTAATTAATATGTTTCCTAGTTACAGTCTAACGTGTTTAGGTTAGCTATATATATCAATCAAATTGGTAGGTAAAATTGTAACTTAGAGTTTTTGAATTAGATTTCTCCATAATAAAGATTTGTAGGTGTTTAACCGTGAAGAATCGTATTCCGATTATAACATTCTGTACCAATTAAGCTCCTTATCATCATCATAATCGGTCGTTGTCCCAATTAGAAGTTTTGCAACTGGCTCCATATACTCCTATAATATCTTTGGCCCAAGATGGAAAAAATATTGAAACCCAACATGCAAGAATGTCATCATCTAATATATACTAGCaggtaggggtgtgcaaaaaaccgaattaaccgaaccataaccgaattaaccgacaaaaccgaacccaaaaaaccggtgggtcggttaatggttttttttttgaaaaccgaatgtagcgggtcggttatgattatcattttttccatacccaccataaccgaaccgaaccaacaTATAATAAATCTTTTTAGGATTTAggaatatttgatgtttttgactgaagatttttagtacttaatagtttttcatatcattttgtggttttggttgaatgtttatttgaatttatagaATGTATCATATCattttatttgaatattcgataataattggtattaatattatagattatatatattttttaatgcTATGTagtatactaatatatacaaatatgcaataacaatttatttcatgttaaaaaaattaagctatttttagctaagctaaatacatcgttaaccacccataaccgaccggctataaccatcaaaaccgaataaccataaccgatcggttatggttatggtttttggtcaaaaccgaactaaaccgacccatgcacatcCCTACTAGCAGGATGCCCGCACGATGCGGCAGGAGTGACACATCGCATTGCGATACTCGTTGGTAGTTTTCTTATTTATATAATGTTTATTGTAGCATCAATGTGATAGATATACATAAAAACGAAGTAATCGAGGAATCCGTTTCATTGTGTTGTGCATGGTTCGGTCGGTTTGGTTATTATCCTCAACCAAAGTCatcgattagtctattttattaaccaatatGTTTTCGATTAATCACTTCGGGTTATTCGGTTAGATTAACGGTTTTTTGTTTGGTTcatttaatttcagttaataaCAAAAGCGAAAGTTgggctaaaacttttgcttatAAATCTatgaaattgaggtataaatacatgaattgAAAGTATAAATGTGTGAAATGGagatataaaatataaaatatatgaaCTGGAGGTAAAAAAacctagaaatatatgaaaatatgaatgattcGGTTCGGTTCAGCAAATTTTGATAACCGatttttggttaattcggttttcagtaattcagtttttggttgattttgatTCAGTTTCGTATGTTTTCGGTTTGGTTTAGGTTAACGATTTAGTTATTGCTCACCGATAACCGATTTTGGTTAATAAACAATGGGTGCCCGATGTGGCGGGAAACACAGACATTGCCACAGTGCGCATTGTTCGATTGGTTAGATTATTATCTTCAATCAAAATCGAGGTCatcgattagtctattttattaaccaatccgTTTTCAGTTAATCGGTTTGGTTTATTTAGTTAGATTGACAAATTTCGGTTTGATTCATTTAGTTTCAGTTAATAGTTAAAACCAAACTTGGGCTAAAACTTTTGattagaaatacatgaaatttaggtataaatacatgaaatggaagtataaatacataaaatagggtataaatatgaaatacatgaaccGAAGGATTAAaaactagaaatatatgaaaacaTGAATGGTTCGGTTtagttaattttggttaaatgagGGTACAAAAAAATCGATAACCGTTTTTTGTTAATTGGGGTTTCGGCTAATCAGTTTTATGTTAATTCAGTTTTTGATTGATTTCAGTTCAGTTTCGGTTATCGATTCAATTATTACTCACCCTTAGACACTGTTAATCACGTAACCtatcaatttttttaattaaaaaaactatagcaatactatactcaaattaaagagaataaaatacttTATATGGTGTaattgaaaaaaaatattaacgtgccaaaaatttatcaatttttttaattaaaaaaactataacaatactatactcaaattaaagagaatagaATACTTTatatggtgtaatttaaaaaaaaatatattaacgtGCCAAAAATTTACGACCGTGGGggaattagtttttttttttataagggGATAAAGCGTAAGTACTAAATAATTATCTATTATTTTGTTAAAGATTAGAGATTAAAGTGTAATATAGATGAGAGGATTAAATTGACGGTATTTAGTCACTTGACATTCTATAGCTATTAAACATTAATGACAAAGTACGTTGGGCTTTAATAACTTGTACAATAAGGCATCGTCTGTCTATATGTACCTTTTAATTCACACGTCAATATTGACTAAGACAACTATAGAAATGTCAACAAAAATGAGTAGGTCGTCACGgtactttttcatttttaaaacattataatttataagatatgacaagaatacatataataattataagtttgttgtggaggaGGAAAAGAGTGACTAATTACCCATTATTGTGTTAAAACTCATGGATTTAAGTATAATAAGATGAGGGGCTAAGatataattattgtttaaaagaccaatttacccttATTTTAAGGGTGTATTTATAAATTAAGAGAAAAAAAGTTctttattttttgggtatcttaaaatgaTTCTCActcatgtattataatatagtataagaTATGAATATTTTTCTGTGTTGTATGCATGTAGTAATCTGTTCAGTTTAGTATGTATTTTGCTATATTTATATCTATACACAAATTTTGGAATCTAATATCTAATTTATTTCTGTATTCGTAAATATCAAAGCCTGGAACTGGCATTTGTATTCATAGATTATCTGTAAATTGGATAATCACATATTCACATTCAAATCTGACAAATATTATTTGAATACCCAAATAACATTAATATATGATCAAGAACAGGAAGATGCAAGAAGTTATGTAATATATGATCCAAATATCACTAATCCAATAATTACGGTTTAACATTTAGTATGTATAAATCTTATAGTTACATAATAAAAACTTACAAGTCATAGTTTATGTAATTATTCAATatttttcatcttcttttttaTTTAGCATCAGTAATTAACTAAAATCCCAAACTAATCAAATTTTTAGATTTGGTGTAATATTCTGGTAGAGGCCCATGTTCATTCCATTGTAAGCTATAGGAGCATACATCCACATGTCATCTGAGCTCAACAACTACAAGAAAAGTAGAAAATTATAGTTAGTTGATGGTAACTGAAAACAGAATTATATGATATTATAGATGAaagattattttattttaaaattgttATTCTTAATTACCTGAATTTGAAGCTTCAAGAACTTCACATATTCCACTGCTTCTTCAAGCATTGTGCTAATGTCAACTTTTGTACCATTTGGTACAAGGTTCTGAAGGATTCTCAATCTCTCATTTATCCTCTCTCTTCTTTTCTGCAAATTAACAAGATCCCAGTTAGATTATTATATGACATACTGAGATTTGGTAATTATTTGTTTATCCAGTGTTATCACCCCTAGACCGAACATCTAGTCCAGCCAGTAAGGCGTCCGCGTTGTCTGGTCTGGTTCTaaaaacattgtttttttttcttggaCAAACAAAACTTTTAAGAATAAATATAATACTTACCCTTGCGTAGAGGCTTTGTGGATCAGTCGCAGTGCCTCTACTGGCTCTCGTCTTTACATTCGGGTTAGCCGTGCCGTCCATGTCTTGAGACCCATTACAATCATCACTTGAGCTACAAGAACTAGAACTTTGTCCATTCCTCTCCCCATTATTGTTGTTTGCATTTTCTGTGTCCTGATTCATCTGCTGGTTCTTCTTTGATTGCGCATTCGTCTTAGTTTTCTATAAATATCAAATACATATAAAGATTCTGTAAGATTGTCTTCAATGGGAATAATATTTTATGTTATCATATGTTCTTGAAGATAAACAATAGATTCCACATTCTCACAATGACACATAAAATAATATACTTACAATCTCTTTGGAAACACGAACTCTTTTCTTCGGGTTCTTATCAGTTTTTTGATTGTTGACTTCATCATCCATTGCATCCCGCAAATCGGATGTTACATGCTTCCTCTTGAGAGGGTTTTCGCAATTCGAAACAAGTGAATTCTCCATTCTAACCTTTTCTGCTGCTAGATCTTGTGTCAAGTAGAGACTTCCATCAGAAAACACTTGGGTTGGTATGCATGAGTTGTTCATCTCATTCATCATATGAAATTTGATGGATTGATCACACACATCATGTGATAGTGGAAGATGAACATTAGAAGGACAAAATGGGAAACTTTCTTGATATGGGTATGAAAGGGGGATTGAGCCATTGCTAGCATCACTGCCACTAAAGCTCTTTTCTTTAGAGAAAGAATGGTGGAAATTAGGGTTAACATCATCAGAAGCATTAACTAAATGCTCAAATGAGTCAACATTGCTAGATTCATCACTAACATTCAAAAAGATGTTAGGAATTTCAAAGTTTAAGCCAAGATCACAACTTGACATTAACCCTTCATCACCACTAAACATCTTGCCTAAAGTGTGCCATTCTTCATTAAAGAAGTTTCCAAAAGActccatctttttttttttcttgtacTTTTGATAATGAGATAAAGTTTTGAAATGATTGGGAGACTTGAGGAACAATGGAACCTGTTTATGCCATTTATATAAGGTTTCAAGAATGTTAGTTAGCATTGACTAGATtaattaattactaatcattGAGTTACAAGGGTGATTCACATCAGCAGTCCACTCTTGGGCCAAGCTAACACATGGCAAAGTACAACTCATAAGTATGACTACCTATTTGTGCTCTGGAAttaaaaatacaaaggcggtATTTCCTTCATAAAACTATGTTTATTCTAttacaataaaataaataaagtcTCCAAAACGAGCTCACCCCCTAAATTTGCATCATACTCCTCTTGAAAACATTAAATCAAGgtatcctttttttttttttttttttttttttttgcagtgtAAAAAAGGAGaaattatttacttatttaacaACTTGAAGGGTTGCGACAAACAAAAAGGGAGGACGGTTGTGTACGTTTAGCACAACCCCCCAAAAAAGGATAGATCGATTAGCAATAGGGGTGTACAAGTACCTGTCATGACAGACCAGATCGAACCGGAACAAACCTAAATTCAGCATGCTTCCATCTTTGGTTTGTTTTACATCCAATATGGTTTCCGGTCCAATCTAGAAGAAGGTAAAAAACCCAAATACATTATGACCTAACACTTCTTTTCTAAATCATGTGGACTTGGCCTAGCAGAACTAGCCCTTTCGGATGCACCAGAGGTGTGTATGAAATTATTATTCTATGTACAGTTCTAACCAgtgttaaacaatgaaaaagaaacTTTGGGTACATATTCTCATATTTGTTCATATTCTATTATTTTCTTCCAGTAGACTAGCTAAATCATTGTCTCATTTTATTTGTAACTTCTTACTCTCAAGGGCGTAGCCTTGTGGGTGCAAGAGGGGGCGgctgacccccccccccccccttc comes from the Helianthus annuus cultivar XRQ/B chromosome 4, HanXRQr2.0-SUNRISE, whole genome shotgun sequence genome and includes:
- the LOC110934553 gene encoding transcription factor RSL3; amino-acid sequence: MFSGDEGLMSSCDLGLNFEIPNIFLNVSDESSNVDSFEHLVNASDDVNPNFHHSFSKEKSFSGSDASNGSIPLSYPYQESFPFCPSNVHLPLSHDVCDQSIKFHMMNEMNNSCIPTQVFSDGSLYLTQDLAAEKVRMENSLVSNCENPLKRKHVTSDLRDAMDDEVNNQKTDKNPKKRVRVSKEIKTKTNAQSKKNQQMNQDTENANNNNGERNGQSSSSCSSSDDCNGSQDMDGTANPNVKTRASRGTATDPQSLYARKRRERINERLRILQNLVPNGTKVDISTMLEEAVEYVKFLKLQIQLLSSDDMWMYAPIAYNGMNMGLYQNITPNLKI